The region GGAACCTTGGTCTTCTTTGGTGATGGTCAAGTCGGCGAGGTGTTCGCTAAGAACCGTATTGTTCGGGTTGATGTCTTCGGTGCGACAGACGCCTCGCAGATGATAAATCCAGATCTCGTCGTTGACGGTGATAGTTTTGCGGGCTTCCAGCTTGAGCGTTCCGTTCGGCAAGATCTCTTGCACTTCGGCGGCGATGGTGAACTTGAGACCTTCGGAGGTTTCCATCTCCGCTTCCGATTTCAGACGCTGATTGAGCGTGCCGGCCACGGTTTGATTACCGTCAGCTTGGACCGAAGGCTTAATCGAGTCGATGCCATCCAGTCGCAGCCAATCAGTGAGAACCGCTGCATACTGACCGCTTTTCTTTCGATCGATTTCACCATCCGAGAAAGCTTGTGCACGTTCATCGACACGAATGTGAATCAGATCATGAACTTGTACCTGGCGTGGCGGAGGCAACTCGCGGTACATCCAACTCAGTTCTTTGGTCGTTGGGTTGTAAGGCATTCGCTGAGCGATTTCGCCTTCTGGCAAGTTTCGTTGGCTGAGACTTGAAATCGGTCCGCCTTGTTGAGCCAAAGCGGCATTGCTCAAGATGGCAACAAACAGCGACGCCATGATGAAGAAAATTGATTTCATCGATTGATCTCCGTTTTCGGCAGAGGCATAAGGGGCTTCGCGGTGGGAACATTGATATGGCCACCTAGAACGATTGCTTCGCCTGGGCCGGAAACTTGGGCTTGGAAGCGTTCCACTTCGCGAGCACGGCCGTAATGTTTTGGTTGGATGGGTTGAACTTCGACAAGTTCCTGCAGGCCGGCATCATTCAGGGCCATCATTTCTCGGCGAACGACGACGTTACCGGCGTGTGCAAACACAGTGACCACTTCGTTGCGTCGAACGATCACTGGCTGGCGAATATCTTCCGAAGCAATTGGGCGATCGGCGGCGATACCACGAGTGACTTGCTTGCCGATCACGTTATGAATCGAAGTTGGATAAGCATCATCGCGACGAATCACGGTAAGCTCTCGCATTTCGACGTCGCTCGCTTGAATGACTTCGCCGCGGCGAACATTGCGAACGACATGGGCTACCGTGATGACTTCTTGAGGTTGGTCAATCACTTGGCGACCGCCGAATGTACGTCGTGGAAGACGTTTGGCAGTGGAATTGGTTGGGGCAACGTTGCCTTCAGCCGCGGCTTGCATCCGGACTCGGCTCGAGCCAGTCACTTCGATGATTTCGCTCGAAATGCCACGAGCAGCAAGGATTGAACGAACGTCATTGATCGTCAGGTAAGTGGTTTGATCCGCACTCGGAGCTGGCATCAGTTCCATGCTGGCCAGTTCTTCACGAAGTGCTACGTTACTTACCTCGATCGATGCGACGTCACCTAGCAGTACGATGGAACTGCTGATCGATGTCGACGCCTTCAGGGCGACGCGTTCCGTCTGGGCCGTTGCAAGTGATGCGAAGACGGCGACCATCAGTAGGCTGAATGTGAATCGAGTTGCATGAACGAAAGTCATGGTTCTAAGTCAAAATCCTATCGACGCAGGTTCGAGATAAGTTGCAAGATTTGATCACCGGCTTGGATCGTTTGCGAATTCAACTCGAACGATCGCTGCGTGGTGATCAAGTCAATCAGCTCTTGAACCGGTTCGACGTTCGAGGCTTCGAGCATGCCTTTGCGAACCTGGCCAAGTCCGTTGGTTTGGGGATTGCCGGTAATCGGAGCACTGGAAGCTCCCGTTTCCGCGAAGAGGTTTTCACCTAGCTTCAGCAGGCCTTCCGGGTTGATGAACGTGGCCAATTGAATTTGACCGACTTCATTCAACGTGCTCGAGCCTGGCTGTTGTACCGAAACGATTCCGTCAGGGCTGACTTCCACTGCGGTTGCGTCCTGCGGAATAATGATCGCAGGTTCCAGTGGGCGGCCGATACCAGCCGAACCAGTCACGACTTGTCCATTGGCGTTGACCGAGAAGTTACCGGCTCGCGTGTAATAGATTTCCCCGTTTGGATCGAGGACTTGGAAGAACCCTTCACCCTCGATGAGCATATCCAAGGGGCGGTCGGTGCTGGTGAACGCTCCTTGCTCGAAGTCAGTCTGAACGCTGGAGACTCGCACACCAAGACCGATGTCCGTGCCAGTTGGAGTCAGGTTACCGGTCGAGTCTGGATTGCCTGGCAGCACTTCGTGGTTGTAGAACAAGTCCTCGAAGTTGGCTCGATCTCGCTTGAAGCCCGACGTGTTAACGTTGGCCAGGTTATTGGCGATGACGTCGAGCTTCGTCTGCATCGACTGCATGCCGGTGGCTGCGGTGTATAAGGTTTGAACGCTCATGGCTTACTTCCTTGTTCGCCTTGGAATCGCGTGTGTTGTGCGGGGGAGTTTAGCTTTGTCGTAGGACGCGACCGAGCAAGTTGCCCAGTGCTTCGTCCTGCGATTTGATCATGTTGATGTTGGATTCGTAGGCTCGCGTCGTTTCGATCATCGACATCATTTCGGTGATCGGATTGGCTGCGGATCGTTCCAACATGCCGGGAGCCGCGAGTCGCTGTTCTTCCGGAATCTGCTGGACGGGACCAAGCGAGCGAAACAGGTTCTTGCCGAATTTCACCAAGTCGGCATTCGACTCAGGCTTCGCAATGGCCAGCGGGATCAGTTCGCCGCCGATCATGACTTCGCCGCGTTCGTTGTAGTACGAGCCGGTGTGAACCGCTTTGGCTTCTGGATCGACTTGAACCGGAGTGCCATCAATGGCAAGTACCGGATAACCTTCTTGCGTCGTTAGCTGGCCTTCAGGCGAGAAAACAAAGTTGCCACCGCGAGTCAGCAACACCTGGTCGCCATGCTGGACTTGAAAGTAGCCTTCGCCGCGGATGGCGATGTCGTCACGGTTGCCAGTTGGGGTGATTGGCCCTGGCTTGAAGTTGGTTTGCGTATCGCGAACCATTACCCCGCCGCCGATGTTGTTGATCGTTCCGGAGCCGGGTGAATCGTAGTGTTGGTTGATGGCTTCTGAATCACGAGCTTCGAGGATCGCAAATTCGTTCTTGAAGCCTGGCGTGTCGACGTTGGCCAAGTTATTCGCAATCACCTCAAGGCGACGCGATTGGGCTTGGGCACCCTCTGCCGAAATGTACAGGCCGTAGACCATGATGAATCTTCAGACTTAAACATGCCCCCCCGGACACGCTCTTTCCTAAGGCAAGCGGTGTGCCAAAGACTCATCACGCGAGAAGAAAATAGCGGGAACGACGCTAAGTCAAGTAACAGACTCAAGATGAGTGACTGATAGCAAAGTCCGCCAGCATGGCGGCAGAATTTTCCGTGAGCCCGGCAATCGGAAAAAGCTGCCGGGCTCGGTCGGCAAAGATTGCGGAAGCGTTTACCGTTTAGCCGCGTCCGCCGGTCGATCGTGCGTAGCTAATGATTCGCTGTGCACCTTGAATGAGAAGCTGTGATGCGACCTGACGACCAATTTCGGCGGCCTTCGATGGAGGACCACACGCGTACGCCGAGATCTTCTGAACACCATCGCCGCTAATCACGATGCCGTCCAAATGCAGTAGGTCTCGTTCCAGCTCCAAGCGAGCCCAAGCACCGACAGGGGCCAAGCAACCACCGCGAAGTTCTGCTAGCAGCACGCGTTCAGCTTGGACGCAGTGATAGCTATCGGGATGATGAAGAACTCCAACGGCCGCTTTGGCACGATGGTCGTTCTCGCGAACTTCGATACCGAGCGCTCCTTGGCCGACAGCAGGAAGCATGACACGCTTGTCGATCACATGAACGATTCGTTCGGCTAATTCCAAACGGCGAAGACCAGCTTCGGCGAGGACAATCGCTTCGTATTCGCCATCGTCCATCTTTCGCAAACGTGTCTCGACGTTGCCACGGATGTCGCGAATCTCGAGATCGGGCCGAGCATGAAGCAGTTGAGCGCGACGACGAACGCTGCCGGTGCCGATGATCGCTCCTTGGGGGAGCGTGTCGACATGGTAGCCTGCTTTGGAAACCAGCACGTCGCCACATGCTTCGCGAGAAGGAATCGCTGCGAGTGCCAGACCGGGGGTTGGTTCGGTCGGAAGGTCCTTCAAGCTGTGAACGGCTACATCGACGCGATTGTCGAACAGCGCCGCTTGAATCTCTTTGGTGAAGAGACCTTGGCCACCAATTTCTCCCAAAGGCCCGGATGTGACATCGCCGGTGGTCGAAACATGGACGATCTCGACAGGCTGACCGCTGCGTTTCAACTCTTCAGCGACGAAGTTGGCCTGCCAAAGGGCTAAAGGACTGCTGCGCGTACCGATGCGGAGAGGCTCACCATTCATACGTGCGTTTTCGTTCCATGAATCGAAGGCGGGATGAGATGGAGGTCATCCGAACGAGAAACCAAGTTCAGATGATGAGGACGTTCGTTGGTGAGTTCAGAAGTTTGCTACGTACTTTTGGCGTTGCGCCAAAATCTCATTAGCTTGGCTAATCATCTGAACAAGTCCTTAGCATACAAAACAAAAGAGTGCTGGGGGAGTTGGGGTAAGTCGAGGATGGCAGAAATGGACAAAACTGATGATTCGATCCATCAAAAACACCCTGCCATCTAGGCATTTCCTTTGCGGGGCTCGCTCTGAGATGATGGATCCTCTTTTTCCTTGAGGTGAGCTTGGATTTGACCAGCAACGGGGGAAGCCTGAGTCTGCTGCTGGGGAGGGACCACCACACCACAACTGACGATGAACTGAAACGCCTGATCCAGTGTTAGATTCAGTTCGATCGTTTCGCTCTTTTTAGCATTAATCGTAAATCCCGTGGCTGGCATCGGTGACGTTGGAATCAAGATCGTTAATACCGGTTCGCCAGCTTTGTCTTTAATATCCAACAGGCTTTCGCTTGTCACAAAACCTAGTGACCACATGTCTTTACGTGGATATTCCACGGCAACGACACGGGTAAACTGAATTTCCTGTTCATTTAACAAAAAGTCGGTGACCTGTTTCACCGAACCGTAAACATTTCTGATGATCGGCAGACGTTGCATGATCTGCCGTTCGGATGCATTCCAAAGCATACGGCCCAGCCCGCCTGCAAGAAATTTTCCGGTGAAATACAAAGCAAGAACACAGATGCTTAGAAGCAACGGGATCGTGAACTTTCGCTGCAGCCATCGCTGTTGAACGTATTGCTCGTAAATTCCATACCCGGAAGCCGGCATCGGCTGATCGCCCAGGTGGTTATAGACGTATTCATAGATTTTGCCGGGCACCCACTGTCCGTTGGCCGTTTTTCGGTAGATTTCGGAATCGTGGACCGCACTGGTGGCTTCAGGAGCAACGTTGGGAAAATCGCGATGGACATCTTCAATTGCCCAGGCAATCGTCGTGCGAGCGGTCGATTCGATCGGGGAAAGGATGTAGTTCTGAATCGTTGAGAAGATCCAGATGAAGATCACAATCGTGAGCAGTGGAGGTGCGGCGATGGCCAATCCGCGGAGGACTGCTCGACGGAACATATAGAATCCGCTGACCGGTTTTTGGTCGGTCTTCGATAATTCGTTGGCCATAAAAAGGGATACCTTATCGGCTCGGATCTGGATTGACGGTCATCAAGTCGAGGGAAGGCCATCCATGTTGGGGGCTAATCTTTAGCGTCCTACTTTTCCGCTTTGCCTGAAAAGCGTCGGTGCCCCTCCCTCTTGCTTCGATACTTTCTACGCGGAGAAAATAGTCAAACCAGTTCAATTTTCGTGAATATTGCCAGCAACGTCCGCCTAAACGTCAATGTAGTCGGGAGTCGAACGTGCCACGACGGCAACGCGAATATCCGAAACGCCAGCCCTGCGGAGCGTTCGTCCAATTTCTGACAGCGTTGATCCGGTCGTCAAAATATCGTCGACCAATACAATCGTCTGATCCGGAGGAATTGAACCTCGGAGTTCAAACGCTCCTCGAACATTCGTGCGCCGGGCTGAAAAAGGTAGTTCACTTTGCTTGGCCAGTCGGCGTTGGCAGGCGACTATTCTTTTCAGCGGCCATTTTCGACGATGGGCCAATGACTTCGCGAGAATGAACGCCGTATCGGTTCCGCGGCGGATCCGTCGCGTCCAGTGCATGGGAACTGGGACAACCCAGGGCAAAGTTGCTGTCTGCAAGTCACCGATCGATGCTAGCAACTGCCCCAAATCCCAAGCCGTAGCCGTACCACGATGCGACTTGGCAGCGAGAATGGCTTCTTTCAACGAACCTACGTAGTTACCTATAGAAGTGATATTCTCGAACGGCAACTTCAGATGGTGGCACCATGGGCAGTCTTCCGAAGGGAGCGAATTCTCGTGCTTGAGTACTGCCGAACAGCGGAGGCACTTTTTTGCTTGAACAAGTTGCGACTCACAGGTCTGGCAAACGACATTCGGTCGACGGTAAGCAGTCACATCGTCCTGGCACAGACAACAAGACCCAGGCAAGAAAAGATCGGCCAGTCGACTTCCCAGACGATAAAGCGGTTCTGAAATCGAGCGAG is a window of Bremerella sp. TYQ1 DNA encoding:
- a CDS encoding flagellar basal body L-ring protein FlgH — encoded protein: MKSIFFIMASLFVAILSNAALAQQGGPISSLSQRNLPEGEIAQRMPYNPTTKELSWMYRELPPPRQVQVHDLIHIRVDERAQAFSDGEIDRKKSGQYAAVLTDWLRLDGIDSIKPSVQADGNQTVAGTLNQRLKSEAEMETSEGLKFTIAAEVQEILPNGTLKLEARKTITVNDEIWIYHLRGVCRTEDINPNNTVLSEHLADLTITKEDQGSVRDAYRRGWLLRLWDKVHWF
- the flgA gene encoding flagellar basal body P-ring formation chaperone FlgA, whose translation is MTFVHATRFTFSLLMVAVFASLATAQTERVALKASTSISSSIVLLGDVASIEVSNVALREELASMELMPAPSADQTTYLTINDVRSILAARGISSEIIEVTGSSRVRMQAAAEGNVAPTNSTAKRLPRRTFGGRQVIDQPQEVITVAHVVRNVRRGEVIQASDVEMRELTVIRRDDAYPTSIHNVIGKQVTRGIAADRPIASEDIRQPVIVRRNEVVTVFAHAGNVVVRREMMALNDAGLQELVEVQPIQPKHYGRAREVERFQAQVSGPGEAIVLGGHINVPTAKPLMPLPKTEINR
- the flgG gene encoding flagellar basal-body rod protein FlgG; translation: MSVQTLYTAATGMQSMQTKLDVIANNLANVNTSGFKRDRANFEDLFYNHEVLPGNPDSTGNLTPTGTDIGLGVRVSSVQTDFEQGAFTSTDRPLDMLIEGEGFFQVLDPNGEIYYTRAGNFSVNANGQVVTGSAGIGRPLEPAIIIPQDATAVEVSPDGIVSVQQPGSSTLNEVGQIQLATFINPEGLLKLGENLFAETGASSAPITGNPQTNGLGQVRKGMLEASNVEPVQELIDLITTQRSFELNSQTIQAGDQILQLISNLRR
- a CDS encoding flagellar hook-basal body protein; protein product: MVYGLYISAEGAQAQSRRLEVIANNLANVDTPGFKNEFAILEARDSEAINQHYDSPGSGTINNIGGGVMVRDTQTNFKPGPITPTGNRDDIAIRGEGYFQVQHGDQVLLTRGGNFVFSPEGQLTTQEGYPVLAIDGTPVQVDPEAKAVHTGSYYNERGEVMIGGELIPLAIAKPESNADLVKFGKNLFRSLGPVQQIPEEQRLAAPGMLERSAANPITEMMSMIETTRAYESNINMIKSQDEALGNLLGRVLRQS
- the hemC gene encoding hydroxymethylbilane synthase; this translates as MNGEPLRIGTRSSPLALWQANFVAEELKRSGQPVEIVHVSTTGDVTSGPLGEIGGQGLFTKEIQAALFDNRVDVAVHSLKDLPTEPTPGLALAAIPSREACGDVLVSKAGYHVDTLPQGAIIGTGSVRRRAQLLHARPDLEIRDIRGNVETRLRKMDDGEYEAIVLAEAGLRRLELAERIVHVIDKRVMLPAVGQGALGIEVRENDHRAKAAVGVLHHPDSYHCVQAERVLLAELRGGCLAPVGAWARLELERDLLHLDGIVISGDGVQKISAYACGPPSKAAEIGRQVASQLLIQGAQRIISYARSTGGRG
- a CDS encoding DUF502 domain-containing protein, which gives rise to MANELSKTDQKPVSGFYMFRRAVLRGLAIAAPPLLTIVIFIWIFSTIQNYILSPIESTARTTIAWAIEDVHRDFPNVAPEATSAVHDSEIYRKTANGQWVPGKIYEYVYNHLGDQPMPASGYGIYEQYVQQRWLQRKFTIPLLLSICVLALYFTGKFLAGGLGRMLWNASERQIMQRLPIIRNVYGSVKQVTDFLLNEQEIQFTRVVAVEYPRKDMWSLGFVTSESLLDIKDKAGEPVLTILIPTSPMPATGFTINAKKSETIELNLTLDQAFQFIVSCGVVVPPQQQTQASPVAGQIQAHLKEKEDPSSQSEPRKGNA
- a CDS encoding ComF family protein, translating into MSTRSISEPLYRLGSRLADLFLPGSCCLCQDDVTAYRRPNVVCQTCESQLVQAKKCLRCSAVLKHENSLPSEDCPWCHHLKLPFENITSIGNYVGSLKEAILAAKSHRGTATAWDLGQLLASIGDLQTATLPWVVPVPMHWTRRIRRGTDTAFILAKSLAHRRKWPLKRIVACQRRLAKQSELPFSARRTNVRGAFELRGSIPPDQTIVLVDDILTTGSTLSEIGRTLRRAGVSDIRVAVVARSTPDYIDV